tggtgttgctgcaagaaggtcctccatagtgcatgtggcagggctcaggttgcattgcagcaggtggtctggggtttgctcttctccacactcgcatgttgtggattccactttgtggccccattcctgaaggttggctctgcatctcgtggtgccagagcgcagtctgttcagcgccttccaagtcgcccagtcctctgtgtgcccaggggggagtctctcatttggtatcagccattggttgaggttttgggtttgagcctgccacttttggactctcgcttgctgaggtgttccagcgagtgcctctgtagatcttagaaaatttttaggggtgatggacactcattggcctgataggtgcattgtgtccaaatttggtgtcaattcgtccaatggtttttgagttatgttaatcccacaaacaaacattacatttttatttatatagattgtctatACCACTatgtgggagcccctggtggcgcagtgggttaaagcgctgagctgctgagcttgttgatcgaaaggtcacaggtttgattccggggagcggtgtgagtttccgctgtcagccctagcttctgccaacctagcagttcgaaaacatgcaaatgtgagtagatcaataggtaccgctctggcgggaaggtaacggcgctccatgcagtcatgccggccacatgaccttggaggtgtctatggacaatgctggctctttggcttagaaatggagatgagaaccacaccccagagtcagacatgactggacttaatgtcaggggactacctttatctttactataccactatactgcactaatgtcaggaggaatgcttctggaacttggccagagagcccggaaaactcacaacagcccagagTGATTATTAACAACACCAAAACAAAGctacaaacaaaaaagcaaattttCATTCGAGACACATTTCAATGTGTTGAGCAAGCAAATACTTTCCCCAGAAGTGGTTTTCCTGCAAGACGAATCAGTGCTGGCTATTTACACTCAAGAGGCCTTCCTCTCCAGCCTTGCTGTTTTGGCAATGCAATTGTTAACCCGGCCTGAGGTTCATGGGCGTTGATCTCCGGTCTGATGTCATCATCTCTGTAACATGAACCTCCGGCTTTCCCTCGGAATTGCCTTTAAATAGCCACGCTGGAGCCAGGAGCTCTCCACTGGATCCCTGGGCAAGAAACACTCCAAGGAGAAGACCGTTCTTGGTCGCTGGCACCATttggaaaagcagcagctccatCGTGACCCCAGCCATGTCGACCTCCTTGCGGGTGAGCCCTTCGGTCCACGGCTATCGCTTCGATACTGCCCTGCGCAAGAAAGCCGTGGCCAACATCTTCGAGAACTTGGACCAAGAGTCCTTGGAGAAGCTCTTCAAACACTCCGGGGACCGGAAGGCCGAAGAGCGGGCCAAGATCATCCTGGCTCCGGACCAAGAACTGGAGGAGAAAGCCCGGTCGCTTatggctttgaagcagaggacCAGAGAGAAACTCTTCCAGTTCCTCAAGTTTGGGAAGCACTCCATCAAAGTCCACTGAAGGAGGTAGGACGGGATGGAAAGAGCGCAAGTCCTTAGTCCAGATGTATCGCTTTGGGCATCATGGGGCCTCCAGATGCCACGAGGAGGAAGGATGCCGGGAGATGATGAGTGTCCAGTTCCATTACTGGACACTTGAAACACTAAGACTGTAAAGGAGTCAAAAGCTTTGGTCAGTGGGCCAAATGGACAGCAGTCCCTGAGCCACGAAGCAAGGAGGGCAACCGGCGGCACAGTCGGGCACATTTTCCGGTGCCAACGAGAATCTGGATGGCTTTCCTCCAGACTGACAATCTTTTCTGAGACTTGTTTATTGAATGTCGAAAGCCTTCCGTAAGCCTCTCCCTGTTGTCTGTTGGGATGAAAGAGGATTAGAGAGCGATCCGTGACTTTGTCTGTTTGCATTTGTTTAAAATGCACTACGAGAAGCGCGTGGCGTCTTTGGTGTTGTAATGCACAACAATGCTCCAGGGAGAGGACTGGCTTTGGGGACAGCATGAAACAGACGCCGAGACTCAAACTAGTTGCGCACAAGTTTCC
This portion of the Anolis sagrei isolate rAnoSag1 chromosome 7, rAnoSag1.mat, whole genome shotgun sequence genome encodes:
- the TCIM gene encoding transcriptional and immune response regulator, with the translated sequence MSTSLRVSPSVHGYRFDTALRKKAVANIFENLDQESLEKLFKHSGDRKAEERAKIILAPDQELEEKARSLMALKQRTREKLFQFLKFGKHSIKVH